One stretch of Niallia sp. XMNu-256 DNA includes these proteins:
- a CDS encoding transcription repressor NadR — protein MKKLTADERREFILQLLKESSEPLTGSELASKTSVSRQIIVGDVSLLKARDEPIIATSQGYIYMKTQAPTNYVERTVACNHPPERTKEELNLLVDYGVTVKDVKIEHPVYGDLTASILVSNRKEVKQFMERIKETQASYLLELTNGIHLHTLRGASEKVLEEAENALREAGFLINTMD, from the coding sequence GTGAAAAAATTAACAGCGGATGAAAGACGTGAATTTATTTTACAATTATTAAAAGAGTCGAGTGAGCCTCTAACAGGTAGTGAGTTGGCATCCAAAACAAGTGTGAGCCGTCAAATTATTGTCGGAGACGTATCACTCTTAAAGGCGCGCGATGAACCGATTATCGCAACAAGTCAAGGTTATATTTATATGAAAACTCAGGCACCAACCAACTATGTGGAACGAACGGTCGCCTGCAATCATCCACCAGAGCGTACTAAAGAGGAATTAAATCTCCTTGTTGATTATGGTGTCACGGTTAAAGATGTAAAAATTGAGCATCCCGTTTATGGTGATTTAACCGCATCGATTCTAGTGTCTAACCGTAAAGAAGTGAAACAATTTATGGAGCGAATTAAAGAAACACAAGCTTCCTATTTATTGGAGTTAACAAACGGAATCCATCTTCATACGCTCCGCGGTGCATCTGAAAAAGTGCTGGAAGAAGCAGAGAATGCATTACGAGAAGCAGGTTTTCTGATTAATACGATGGATTAA
- the pheA gene encoding prephenate dehydratase produces MKTGYLGPKATFTDLAVREMFPDYESIAFTTIPDCIDAVVNDEIDIAVVPLENALEGSVNITMDYLIHEVDLPVRGELSAPIRQHLMVHPSQADNWTDIKRIYSHTHAIAQCHKFLHTELKGVRAEGFTSTAGAAQYVMEHPDEPIGAIANELAAEEYGLVIVKPDIHDFDYNRTRFIFLCKQPLELPIKPNFVGYKTTLMITLPEDRSGALHQVLSAFAWRQLNLIKIESRPTKKGLGNYFFIIDIDKSLDDVLIPGAIAEIEALGCQVKILGSYPYYQLQGK; encoded by the coding sequence GTGAAAACAGGTTATTTAGGTCCAAAAGCAACGTTTACAGATTTAGCCGTTCGTGAAATGTTTCCAGATTATGAGTCAATTGCTTTTACAACGATTCCAGATTGCATTGATGCAGTTGTGAATGATGAAATAGATATTGCGGTCGTACCGCTTGAAAATGCCCTTGAAGGGTCTGTTAACATCACGATGGACTATTTGATTCATGAGGTTGATTTACCCGTTAGGGGAGAACTTTCAGCGCCCATTCGACAACATTTAATGGTGCATCCAAGTCAAGCAGATAACTGGACGGATATAAAACGTATTTATAGTCATACACATGCGATCGCACAATGTCATAAGTTTTTACATACAGAATTAAAAGGGGTGCGTGCGGAAGGTTTTACATCGACAGCTGGTGCTGCCCAGTATGTAATGGAACATCCAGACGAGCCAATTGGTGCGATTGCCAATGAATTGGCAGCAGAAGAATATGGTCTAGTGATTGTTAAACCGGATATTCATGATTTTGATTATAACCGGACTCGCTTTATCTTTTTATGCAAACAGCCATTAGAATTGCCAATTAAGCCTAACTTTGTTGGTTACAAAACAACATTAATGATTACATTACCAGAAGACCGCTCAGGGGCTCTTCATCAAGTCCTATCGGCGTTTGCTTGGCGTCAGCTCAATTTAATTAAAATTGAATCAAGACCGACGAAAAAAGGGTTAGGGAACTATTTCTTTATTATTGATATCGATAAATCACTAGATGACGTTTTAATCCCAGGTGCGATTGCTGAAATTGAAGCACTTGGTTGTCAAGTGAAAATCTTAGGAAGTTATCCTTATTATCAATTACAGGGGAAATAA
- a CDS encoding ACT domain-containing protein, whose product MREKKPDKKFYLVREDVLPEAMKKTIEAKELIDRGRAESVWEAVQRVDLSRSAFYKYRDTVFPFHTVVKERLITLFFYLEDRSGTLSHLLTTVASTGCNVLTIHQTIPLQGRANVTLSINIENMEIEIDELLTRVRQLEFVEKVEVLGSGA is encoded by the coding sequence ATGAGAGAAAAAAAGCCAGATAAAAAGTTTTATTTGGTGCGGGAAGATGTGTTACCAGAGGCGATGAAAAAAACAATTGAAGCCAAAGAGTTGATCGATAGAGGAAGAGCAGAGTCTGTATGGGAAGCTGTTCAACGTGTTGACTTAAGCAGAAGTGCTTTTTATAAATATCGCGACACAGTCTTTCCGTTTCATACCGTTGTAAAGGAGCGTCTCATCACCTTATTTTTCTATCTTGAGGATCGTTCTGGGACTCTCTCACATCTATTAACAACTGTAGCCTCAACCGGCTGTAATGTGTTGACGATTCATCAAACAATTCCCTTACAAGGAAGAGCAAATGTCACCTTATCCATTAACATTGAAAATATGGAAATTGAAATTGATGAACTGTTAACGAGGGTCAGACAATTGGAGTTTGTAGAAAAAGTAGAGGTACTTGGTTCAGGTGCATAA
- the obgE gene encoding GTPase ObgE, producing MFVDQVKIYVKGGDGGNGMVAFRREKYVPKGGPAGGDGGKGADVVFEVEEGLRTLMDFRYQRHFKAPRGEHGMSKNQHGRGAKDMVVKVPPGTVVTDAETGAVIADLTQHGQRSVIARGGRGGRGNSRFATPANPAPELSEHGEPGQERDVVLELKLLADVGLVGFPSVGKSTLLSVVSSAKPKIAEYHFTTLVPNLGMVETEDGRSFVMADLPGLIEGAHSGVGLGHQFLRHIERTRVIVHVIDMAATEGRDPYEDYLTINKELEQYNLRLTERPQIIVANKMDMPDAEENLAEFKNKLTEDHPVFPISALTQNGLKKLLFAIADKIEDTPEFPLHAEPEEQEAHHVLYKHEAKQQEFEISRGDDGSYILSGDAVEKLFQMTDFSRDESVRRFARQLRGMGVDDALRERGAKDGDIVKLLEFEFEFIE from the coding sequence ATGTTTGTCGATCAAGTTAAAATATATGTTAAAGGCGGAGATGGCGGAAACGGAATGGTCGCTTTTCGTCGTGAGAAATATGTTCCAAAAGGCGGACCTGCTGGCGGTGACGGCGGAAAGGGAGCAGATGTGGTCTTTGAAGTCGAGGAAGGTTTGCGCACGTTAATGGATTTTCGTTATCAGCGTCATTTTAAAGCGCCTCGTGGTGAACATGGAATGTCAAAAAATCAACATGGCCGTGGGGCTAAAGATATGGTTGTCAAAGTCCCCCCTGGAACGGTTGTAACAGATGCGGAAACAGGAGCGGTGATCGCTGACTTGACTCAACATGGCCAGCGTTCCGTTATTGCAAGAGGCGGAAGAGGCGGTCGTGGAAATTCTCGCTTTGCGACTCCAGCTAACCCGGCACCTGAGCTTTCAGAGCATGGCGAGCCTGGTCAAGAAAGGGATGTCGTCCTTGAATTAAAGCTCTTAGCAGATGTAGGACTTGTTGGTTTTCCAAGTGTTGGTAAATCTACATTATTATCCGTTGTTTCTTCAGCAAAACCGAAAATTGCTGAATATCATTTCACGACACTTGTCCCAAATTTAGGAATGGTTGAAACAGAGGATGGCAGGAGCTTTGTTATGGCTGATCTACCTGGGCTTATTGAAGGCGCTCATTCAGGAGTCGGTTTAGGGCATCAATTTTTAAGGCATATTGAAAGAACAAGGGTAATTGTCCATGTCATTGATATGGCAGCAACAGAAGGCCGTGATCCTTATGAAGACTATCTGACCATCAATAAAGAATTAGAGCAATATAATTTGCGTTTGACTGAAAGGCCGCAAATCATTGTTGCCAATAAAATGGACATGCCTGATGCCGAAGAAAACTTGGCTGAATTTAAAAATAAATTAACCGAAGATCATCCGGTCTTTCCAATCTCAGCATTAACACAGAATGGGTTGAAAAAGCTATTATTTGCCATTGCTGATAAGATAGAGGATACGCCTGAGTTCCCACTTCATGCAGAACCTGAGGAGCAAGAGGCCCACCATGTTCTATACAAACATGAGGCGAAACAGCAGGAGTTTGAAATTTCTAGAGGAGATGATGGAAGTTATATCTTATCTGGGGATGCCGTTGAAAAGCTGTTTCAAATGACTGATTTCTCAAGAGACGAATCAGTTCGACGCTTTGCTCGTCAACTTCGTGGGATGGGAGTTGATGATGCGCTGCGTGAAAGAGGAGCGAAAGATGGCGATATCGTGAAGCTATTAGAATTTGAGTTTGAATTTATCGAATAG
- a CDS encoding Spo0B C-terminal domain-containing protein, translated as MINRDWTKVDLLRHVRHDWLNKLQLIKGNLDLNKIDRTKEIISEIVIQAQNETKLSNLNFPNLTLLLLTHNWEPHSFQIEFEVLNHMKCNELDDQMVTEWIRQFFLQLDDALKPFGENHLSLTLEPQEQGIRFFFDFCGTIEKTEMIQTFIEKQSPGVYIQQGEIGDEEFSLEVLFQQDT; from the coding sequence ATGATAAATAGGGATTGGACTAAGGTTGATTTACTACGCCATGTTCGACATGACTGGTTAAATAAATTGCAATTAATCAAAGGAAATCTGGACTTGAATAAAATAGATCGAACGAAGGAAATCATTTCAGAAATTGTCATTCAAGCACAAAATGAAACGAAACTATCGAACTTAAATTTCCCAAATCTTACTTTATTATTGCTCACTCATAATTGGGAACCACATTCGTTTCAAATTGAATTTGAAGTACTAAATCACATGAAATGCAATGAATTGGACGATCAAATGGTAACGGAGTGGATTCGTCAGTTTTTTTTACAACTGGATGATGCACTTAAACCATTTGGTGAAAATCATTTATCATTAACTCTAGAGCCACAAGAGCAAGGAATTCGTTTCTTTTTTGATTTTTGTGGAACAATAGAGAAGACAGAAATGATACAGACTTTTATTGAAAAACAGTCTCCAGGTGTGTACATTCAACAGGGTGAAATCGGTGATGAGGAGTTTTCACTAGAAGTCTTATTTCAACAGGATACATAA
- the rpmA gene encoding 50S ribosomal protein L27, translating to MLLKLDLQFFASKKGVGSTKNGRDSIAKRLGAKRADGQFVTGGSILYRQRGTKIYPGVNVGRGGDDTLFAKVDGVVKFERLGRDKKQVSVYPAAQEA from the coding sequence ATGTTACTAAAATTAGATCTTCAGTTTTTCGCATCTAAAAAAGGGGTAGGTTCTACAAAGAACGGTCGTGACTCTATCGCAAAGCGTCTTGGCGCGAAGCGTGCAGATGGTCAATTCGTGACTGGCGGTAGCATTCTTTATCGTCAACGTGGAACAAAAATCTATCCTGGAGTAAACGTTGGCCGCGGCGGTGACGACACTCTATTCGCAAAAGTTGACGGCGTTGTTAAATTTGAGCGTTTAGGTCGTGACAAAAAGCAAGTTAGCGTATATCCAGCTGCTCAAGAAGCATAA
- a CDS encoding ribosomal-processing cysteine protease Prp: MIDIHIKRNHKGFIESFTMNGHALFEEHGKDIVCAGASAVSFGTINAIHALTGITPEIHQGNDGFLSCHLPEKLPKDIHEKAQLLLEGMVISLQTIEEQYGEHIKITFKE; encoded by the coding sequence ATGATAGACATTCATATCAAACGTAACCATAAAGGTTTCATTGAATCTTTTACCATGAACGGACATGCATTGTTTGAGGAACATGGAAAAGATATTGTCTGCGCTGGTGCATCGGCTGTATCCTTTGGTACGATTAATGCCATTCATGCATTAACGGGAATTACACCTGAGATCCATCAAGGAAATGATGGCTTTCTGAGTTGTCATCTTCCGGAAAAACTTCCGAAAGACATTCATGAAAAGGCTCAGCTTTTACTTGAGGGAATGGTGATTTCTTTGCAGACGATTGAAGAACAATATGGAGAACATATAAAAATAACCTTCAAAGAGTGA
- the rplU gene encoding 50S ribosomal protein L21, translating to MYAIIETGGKQVKVEEGQTIYIEKLNAEAGETVTFDKVLFVGGENVKVGSPVVEGATVTAKVEKNGKAKKIIVFKYKAKKNYRKKQGHRQPYTKVVIEKINA from the coding sequence ATGTACGCAATTATCGAAACAGGCGGTAAGCAAGTAAAAGTAGAAGAAGGTCAAACAATCTACATCGAAAAGCTAAACGCTGAAGCAGGCGAAACAGTTACTTTTGATAAGGTTCTTTTCGTTGGTGGTGAAAATGTAAAAGTAGGAAGCCCAGTTGTTGAAGGCGCTACGGTTACAGCTAAAGTTGAAAAAAATGGTAAAGCAAAAAAAATCATTGTTTTCAAATATAAAGCGAAGAAAAACTACCGCAAAAAGCAAGGTCATCGTCAGCCATACACTAAAGTTGTAATTGAAAAAATCAACGCTTAA
- a CDS encoding Rne/Rng family ribonuclease — MKKLIVNGLTREKRFALLDESKVEILQVKQPKQESLVGNIYIGTVTKVLPGMNAAFVDIGDDKNGYIHRDKLAAFVLAEGAKELKEKKSISSFIHQGEKILVQVEKDATGTKGPRLTSIIELQGEHIIYMPKGKYVAVSKKIETSEDLRKFGYHIKTDEEGFIFRTSSATISQQALIAEIETLRERYQTIKSQAGLLKRPGLLLENDHFFLDIVEIIKPILENLEVIVDDRSFMNKLQQVYPTLTISLHSGNENIFITYGLHGEVEKALKRIIWLSNGAYLVIDEVEALTIIDVNTGKFSGKQDLADTVLKTNVLAAEEVARQIRLRDLAGMILIDFIDMKTEKEKRLVLDKITAELQKDSRQTRVVGFTPLGILQLTRKKTKVSLSESLMEKCPVCSGTGSIPSPETIAFRLERELYEYRYRDIEKIIIESTEEVQTVFCGEQDEHKKRLEEILGFSLHFKQIEHIQPFYKIVQLQS; from the coding sequence TTGAAAAAATTGATTGTTAATGGATTAACAAGGGAAAAGCGGTTTGCTCTATTAGATGAGTCAAAGGTGGAGATCCTCCAAGTTAAACAACCAAAACAGGAGTCCCTTGTTGGAAATATATATATTGGAACGGTTACAAAGGTATTACCAGGGATGAATGCAGCTTTCGTAGATATTGGGGATGATAAAAACGGCTATATTCACCGCGATAAACTAGCGGCATTTGTCTTAGCTGAAGGGGCGAAAGAGCTAAAGGAAAAAAAGAGTATTTCTAGCTTTATTCACCAAGGTGAAAAAATACTCGTTCAAGTGGAAAAGGATGCAACCGGAACAAAAGGACCAAGACTTACATCAATTATTGAATTACAAGGTGAACATATCATTTATATGCCAAAAGGCAAATATGTTGCGGTATCTAAAAAAATTGAAACATCTGAGGACTTACGTAAGTTTGGATATCACATTAAAACAGATGAAGAAGGGTTTATTTTTCGTACAAGCAGTGCGACTATTTCTCAACAGGCTTTAATAGCGGAAATTGAAACTTTGCGGGAACGTTATCAAACGATAAAGTCACAGGCTGGGTTATTGAAAAGGCCTGGGTTGCTTCTAGAAAACGACCATTTTTTTCTTGATATTGTTGAGATCATCAAGCCAATCCTTGAAAATCTCGAAGTCATTGTTGATGACCGATCGTTCATGAATAAACTACAACAGGTTTATCCAACTCTGACTATTAGTCTTCATTCAGGAAATGAAAATATTTTCATCACGTATGGCCTGCATGGCGAAGTAGAAAAGGCACTTAAACGAATCATATGGCTCTCGAATGGAGCTTATTTGGTGATTGATGAAGTGGAGGCTTTAACGATCATTGATGTCAATACAGGGAAATTTTCAGGAAAACAGGATTTAGCAGATACGGTTTTGAAAACGAATGTATTGGCTGCAGAAGAAGTAGCAAGGCAGATTCGACTCCGTGATTTAGCCGGTATGATTTTGATTGACTTTATCGATATGAAAACGGAGAAAGAGAAACGCCTTGTTCTTGATAAAATCACAGCAGAATTACAGAAAGATTCCCGTCAGACTCGGGTTGTTGGCTTTACTCCTCTAGGGATCCTGCAATTAACGAGAAAAAAGACTAAGGTCTCACTCTCGGAAAGTCTGATGGAAAAATGTCCGGTTTGTAGCGGTACAGGAAGTATTCCAAGCCCTGAAACGATTGCATTTCGGCTAGAAAGAGAATTATACGAATATCGTTATAGAGATATTGAAAAAATCATCATTGAAAGTACAGAAGAGGTTCAAACCGTTTTCTGTGGAGAACAGGATGAACATAAGAAAAGATTAGAGGAAATTCTCGGTTTTTCGCTTCACTTTAAACAAATCGAACACATTCAACCTTTTTATAAAATAGTTCAGTTGCAATCATAA
- a CDS encoding M50 family metallopeptidase, with amino-acid sequence MALSIMTGHFLELSLFLLIIFIHELGHALAAAHFSWRIKRVSMLPFGGVAEVDEHGNRPLKEELIVTLAGPFQHIWMMGIALILHEFYWISADFYRQFIEFNLMVLVFNLLPIWPLDGGKLIYLWRSKKESFPIAHQKTIFISIVSLVAFFICLLIIQPININLWVITSFLTFSLYYEWKQRHYVFVRFLLERFYGNKVDFKSLIPIHVHEDESISTVLEQFQRGCKHLIIIEKEDKETEQLDENELLHAYFVDKRHSDKISELLYPY; translated from the coding sequence ATGGCATTATCGATAATGACAGGTCATTTTCTTGAGCTGTCTCTTTTTTTGCTTATTATTTTTATCCATGAACTCGGACACGCTTTGGCAGCGGCCCATTTTTCCTGGCGGATCAAACGCGTTTCCATGCTCCCATTTGGTGGGGTAGCGGAGGTGGATGAACATGGGAATCGACCATTGAAAGAAGAGTTGATTGTCACCTTGGCAGGTCCATTTCAACATATTTGGATGATGGGAATTGCTCTTATTTTACATGAATTTTATTGGATTTCAGCTGATTTTTACCGACAATTTATTGAATTTAACTTAATGGTCCTCGTCTTTAATCTATTACCAATATGGCCTCTTGATGGAGGAAAGCTTATTTATTTATGGAGATCCAAAAAGGAATCTTTCCCAATAGCCCATCAAAAGACGATTTTTATCTCCATTGTCAGCCTAGTAGCCTTTTTCATCTGTTTGTTGATCATTCAACCTATTAATATTAATTTATGGGTAATCACAAGTTTTTTAACCTTCTCCCTTTACTATGAATGGAAACAAAGGCATTACGTATTTGTGCGCTTTTTACTTGAAAGGTTTTATGGAAATAAGGTTGATTTTAAATCTCTCATACCGATTCATGTTCATGAAGATGAGTCAATCTCAACGGTTCTCGAACAATTCCAGCGCGGCTGCAAACATTTAATTATTATTGAAAAAGAAGACAAGGAAACGGAGCAACTCGACGAAAATGAATTACTTCACGCCTATTTTGTAGATAAACGCCACTCTGACAAAATAAGCGAGTTGCTTTATCCTTATTAA
- a CDS encoding M23 family metallopeptidase: MRPSSDEIRRRIEKRKKQRERMARKVEPRKPDLRRKSESQQAKIPWLEDEERYGFDSMTSYESGPIEEDNHPLFSKEAFIFKILASAILVLVIAIVFRNQTPALEPARNFVTDSMNEEFQFAAVSDWYETTFGKPIVLFPEKTETDNQTEVVDGGDNRPHYALPASGRILEEFGENGQRITIETGKGANVEAMNGGLVLEIGEKEGFGQTVVIQHPDKRKSWYGNLSSVDVTLYQYIEKGTVVGKATDYEDGTNSSFYFAIKEGDDFVDPIQVIQFD, encoded by the coding sequence ATGCGTCCAAGTAGTGATGAGATTCGAAGAAGAATTGAAAAAAGGAAAAAGCAACGGGAAAGAATGGCAAGAAAAGTGGAACCGCGGAAACCCGATCTCCGCCGCAAGTCGGAATCGCAACAAGCAAAGATCCCATGGTTGGAAGATGAGGAACGATATGGATTTGACTCAATGACCTCTTATGAAAGTGGCCCAATCGAAGAGGACAACCATCCATTATTTAGTAAAGAGGCTTTTATCTTTAAAATATTAGCATCTGCCATTCTTGTACTAGTCATAGCGATTGTATTCCGCAATCAAACTCCAGCCCTTGAACCAGCACGCAACTTTGTCACAGATTCAATGAATGAAGAATTTCAATTTGCAGCTGTTTCTGATTGGTATGAAACAACCTTTGGAAAACCGATTGTTCTTTTTCCTGAAAAAACCGAAACAGATAATCAAACAGAAGTCGTTGATGGAGGGGATAATCGGCCTCATTATGCTTTACCAGCTTCAGGCAGAATTCTAGAAGAGTTCGGTGAAAATGGACAAAGGATTACAATTGAAACGGGAAAAGGAGCGAATGTTGAAGCAATGAATGGTGGACTCGTCCTTGAAATTGGCGAAAAAGAAGGGTTTGGACAAACCGTTGTCATTCAGCATCCAGATAAAAGAAAGTCATGGTATGGCAATTTAAGCTCAGTGGACGTGACTCTTTACCAGTATATTGAAAAGGGTACAGTCGTAGGAAAAGCAACAGATTATGAGGATGGAACAAATAGCTCCTTCTATTTTGCGATTAAAGAAGGTGATGATTTTGTCGATCCAATCCAGGTGATTCAATTTGATTAG
- the minD gene encoding septum site-determining protein MinD has translation MGEAIVITSGKGGVGKTTTSANIGTALAIQGKRVCLIDTDIGLRNLDVVMGLENRIIYDLVDVIEERCKIHQALVKDKRFDDLLYLLPAAQTSDKNSVTPEQMKKLVDALKIDYDYIIIDCPAGIEQGYKNAVAGADKAIVVTTPEVSAVRDADRIIGLIEKEEGVEPPKLVINRIRSHMMKSGEMLDVDEVTTHLSIDLIGIVADDDEVIKASNSGEPIVLNPNSKASIAYRNIARRILGESIPLQSLESEKSSVFSKIKRFFGGK, from the coding sequence ATGGGAGAAGCAATCGTTATAACATCAGGAAAAGGCGGAGTTGGAAAAACAACAACTTCAGCAAACATTGGAACAGCTTTAGCGATCCAAGGTAAGCGTGTTTGTTTAATAGATACAGATATTGGCTTACGTAATCTTGATGTCGTCATGGGGCTGGAAAATAGAATCATCTATGATCTTGTTGATGTTATTGAGGAGAGATGTAAAATCCACCAAGCGCTAGTAAAAGATAAACGATTCGATGATCTCCTTTATCTTCTTCCTGCTGCTCAAACAAGTGATAAAAATTCAGTAACGCCAGAACAAATGAAAAAATTAGTTGACGCATTAAAAATAGACTATGATTATATTATTATTGATTGCCCAGCCGGAATTGAACAGGGGTATAAAAATGCGGTTGCTGGTGCGGACAAGGCGATCGTTGTTACCACTCCTGAAGTCTCCGCAGTTAGAGATGCAGACCGAATTATTGGGTTGATTGAAAAAGAAGAAGGGGTAGAACCACCAAAGTTAGTCATTAACCGGATTCGCAGTCATATGATGAAAAGTGGAGAAATGCTTGATGTCGATGAAGTGACCACTCATTTGTCGATTGATTTAATTGGAATCGTAGCTGATGATGATGAAGTAATTAAAGCGTCTAACAGCGGAGAGCCAATCGTATTAAATCCAAACAGTAAAGCAAGCATCGCTTATCGAAATATCGCCAGAAGAATTCTTGGTGAATCAATCCCCCTTCAATCATTGGAATCAGAAAAAAGCAGTGTCTTTTCAAAAATTAAACGATTTTTTGGCGGAAAATAA